The Mucilaginibacter mallensis genome has a segment encoding these proteins:
- a CDS encoding alginate lyase family protein: MKKTTAQTLLIIVFWFSQNAFSFKQSLPEKSAIEKAAEATLKQHILAEADWAMKQEPVTVTAFFCSRSAGGKHDFFSEADYFWPDPKNPGGPYIDRDGMTNPDNFVEHRKAMIRFSRIIGALASAYKITGDEKYVKQAVIHLKAWFIDPETLMNPNLLFAQAVKGKYTGRNYGIIDTIHLMEVAQGIIVMENAKAMDPETAAGVKKWFAAYTNWLMTSKPGIQEKLTTNNHSTCWAMQVASFARLCNNQVILDSMRVRYKTILLPNQMAADGSFPLEIARTKPYGYSIFNLDAMATLCQILSTPEDNLWVFETPDGKSIKKGINYLYPFVADKSKWTLKPDVMYWDNWPVAQPFLLFGANAYDQKAWLLTWEKLDHDPRVEEVIRNLPIRNPLIWL; this comes from the coding sequence ATGAAAAAAACCACGGCTCAAACATTGTTAATTATTGTTTTTTGGTTCAGTCAGAATGCTTTTTCATTTAAGCAATCATTGCCAGAGAAGTCCGCAATAGAAAAGGCTGCCGAGGCAACACTTAAACAACATATTTTGGCCGAAGCCGATTGGGCGATGAAGCAAGAGCCGGTTACTGTAACTGCATTCTTTTGTTCAAGAAGCGCGGGCGGAAAGCATGATTTCTTTTCAGAGGCCGATTATTTTTGGCCTGATCCTAAAAACCCTGGCGGGCCGTATATAGATAGGGACGGCATGACCAATCCTGACAATTTTGTTGAGCACAGAAAAGCGATGATCCGCTTTAGCAGGATTATTGGTGCTTTGGCGTCAGCTTACAAAATAACCGGTGACGAAAAATATGTAAAACAGGCAGTTATTCATCTTAAAGCATGGTTTATTGACCCTGAAACGCTAATGAACCCCAATCTGTTATTTGCCCAGGCTGTAAAAGGTAAATACACTGGTCGTAATTATGGTATAATTGATACCATTCATTTAATGGAGGTTGCTCAGGGAATAATAGTAATGGAAAACGCCAAAGCTATGGATCCGGAAACCGCGGCAGGAGTAAAGAAATGGTTTGCAGCCTATACTAATTGGTTGATGACCAGCAAGCCTGGTATTCAGGAAAAATTAACTACAAACAACCATTCAACCTGCTGGGCTATGCAGGTGGCATCATTTGCGAGGCTTTGCAATAACCAGGTAATACTTGACTCCATGCGTGTGAGGTACAAAACCATTTTACTGCCAAATCAAATGGCTGCAGACGGAAGTTTTCCTTTGGAAATAGCACGTACTAAGCCTTATGGCTATTCTATTTTTAATTTAGATGCAATGGCCACTCTTTGCCAGATCTTATCAACCCCAGAGGATAATTTATGGGTTTTTGAAACACCAGACGGTAAATCAATAAAAAAAGGCATTAATTATTTATATCCTTTTGTGGCAGATAAAAGCAAGTGGACGTTAAAACCGGATGTGATGTATTGGGATAATTGGCCGGTAGCACAGCCATTCCTTTTATTTGGTGCCAATGCTTATGATCAAAAAGCCTGGTTACTGACTTGGGAAAAGCTTGATCATGATCCCCGGGTAGAAGAAGTGATCAGAAACCTGCCTATCCGTAACCCATTGATATGGCTATAA
- a CDS encoding sensor histidine kinase, translating into MKTLKLENLKLHVIFWAIFIVYELAVSFSFGGKFTTFPDYAGHYLLNIGLFYFNAHLVFPTAINRKRKSYFILALLIVAELVLYMMLKFLLTNLLVGFNFQISRLITNTWSFFVESIWRAIYFIGLSTGYWFALSTIQDRKTIDNLENINVRNELQNQILEKTLLSTENAYLRSQINPHFLLNTLNFLYNSVSKLSEETADSILLLSDIMRYALTNADEDGKVKLESEVEHINSFIKLNQARFSQRLNIDFRIEGNPDGLRIIPLVLITLAENVLKYGDLLADEYPAKIFVLIEGYNLTFITQNRKRKTVHDHGYGIGINNVKDRLAMYYKYELTIEDSETEYKSILKIEL; encoded by the coding sequence ATGAAAACACTAAAACTTGAGAATTTAAAATTGCACGTTATTTTCTGGGCGATATTTATTGTCTATGAATTGGCCGTAAGTTTTTCCTTTGGAGGAAAGTTTACAACTTTCCCCGACTATGCCGGCCATTATTTATTAAATATAGGTTTGTTCTATTTCAATGCTCACTTAGTGTTTCCAACAGCTATAAACCGGAAAAGGAAATCCTATTTTATATTGGCATTACTAATAGTAGCTGAACTTGTATTGTATATGATGCTTAAGTTTTTGCTGACAAACTTATTGGTAGGCTTCAACTTCCAAATCAGTAGGTTAATTACAAATACATGGTCGTTTTTTGTAGAGAGTATTTGGCGCGCTATTTATTTTATTGGTTTAAGTACAGGTTACTGGTTTGCTTTGTCAACTATACAGGATCGAAAAACTATAGATAACCTGGAAAACATAAACGTTAGAAATGAACTGCAAAATCAGATCCTGGAAAAAACATTGCTGAGTACAGAAAACGCATATCTCAGATCACAAATAAATCCGCATTTTCTGTTAAATACTTTAAATTTTTTATACAATTCTGTTTCAAAACTTTCGGAGGAAACTGCTGATAGTATATTGTTATTATCAGATATAATGCGCTATGCGTTGACTAATGCTGATGAAGATGGCAAAGTAAAACTAGAATCGGAGGTTGAACATATCAACAGCTTTATTAAATTAAACCAGGCAAGATTTAGTCAAAGGCTTAATATTGATTTTCGGATAGAAGGTAATCCCGATGGTTTAAGGATCATTCCCCTGGTGCTGATCACACTTGCTGAAAACGTTTTAAAATACGGAGATCTGCTAGCTGATGAATACCCTGCAAAAATATTTGTATTAATTGAGGGATATAATTTAACTTTTATAACTCAAAACCGTAAACGGAAAACAGTTCATGATCATGGCTATGGAATTGGAATTAACAACGTAAAAGATCGTTTAGCCATGTACTATAAATATGAATTAACTATTGAAGATAGTGAAACCGAGTATAAATCAATACTGAAAATTGAATTATAA
- a CDS encoding LytR/AlgR family response regulator transcription factor: MNTCYVIDDEYHAIDTLVGYINKFPGLNLVGSNTNPLEAINEIRNAAQVDIVFLDVDMPELSGLDVADIISSYTSVIFTTAYPNYAVQAFEKNGSDFILKPISFERFTKSVTKVQNLLRSKNLADQHPANEHFFINPGIKGRMIQLNYSDILYIEGLKNYVVIYTTEGKYITYLSMREIEKAIPLSKFIRIHKSYIVNIDRIKSIDGNNVILAQSSELPIGISFKDSFISMINTMTLRSRRQN, from the coding sequence ATGAATACATGTTATGTAATTGATGATGAGTATCATGCCATTGACACACTTGTTGGGTATATCAATAAATTTCCGGGGTTAAACCTGGTTGGCAGTAATACAAACCCTCTTGAGGCCATCAATGAAATAAGAAATGCGGCGCAGGTTGATATTGTTTTTTTAGATGTTGATATGCCCGAACTTTCTGGATTAGATGTTGCTGACATCATTTCATCATACACTTCGGTAATTTTCACTACTGCCTACCCTAACTATGCCGTACAAGCTTTTGAAAAAAATGGCTCCGATTTTATTTTGAAACCTATTTCATTTGAACGGTTTACCAAATCTGTTACAAAAGTACAAAACCTGCTGCGGTCAAAAAACCTGGCAGACCAGCATCCTGCTAATGAGCACTTCTTTATAAACCCCGGTATTAAGGGCCGGATGATACAATTGAACTACTCGGATATATTATATATTGAGGGCCTAAAAAACTACGTAGTTATTTATACAACCGAGGGTAAGTATATCACCTACTTATCTATGAGAGAGATTGAAAAGGCAATCCCTTTATCAAAATTCATCAGGATACACAAATCCTATATTGTTAATATAGACAGGATAAAATCAATTGATGGTAATAATGTAATACTGGCGCAGTCAAGCGAATTACCTATCGGTATTTCATTTAAAGACAGCTTCATTAGCATGATCAATACTATGACCCTTAGGAGCCGGAGGCAGAACTAA
- a CDS encoding lantibiotic dehydratase — protein MLNVCFSPYLFLRTPALSYDDYNSSMLEEMLNSQFFQAAIFFASESLYMELSRCNFNYQSLDKKVKLSLQKYFNRMCYRPTPFGMFSAFSSHNWSDSKNTGPCVLDNEKHIYVNPDFQFTVNIAKKMEKSAGFSNVKYYSNNAIYTIKDEKRYLTSAFDLDQEKTDFLISSYKADRLLNKLMSFCKDGKTKIELITWLDNLIDDKDDAVNYIADLVEAGLLVSELYPNMIGEKYFNRLASIAARNTKNKFTEDILAYEKLISSIKQESDVNIKHLTQNSLYLHPEKKLKSMFYVGYERMSQSLIDRKYQDYIKDGLNCLNKLTFGGVTKSLVNFKSKFKARFEDQEIPILLALDRESGIGYEGLEANLATSELLDGIQLDLQSNSLNFSWTPVHEFFLSKLSKNKNEDYILISDRDLEKIQTQSELKCPPSFSVLFRIFDNKIWMEQAGGCTSAAILGRFTLFSERVLEEARYVVSMEEKINKEVVFAEISCFNDEHAANINSSAGIRAYEIPIGVHSTLSRENIINLSDITVSVVDDDIILRSKKLNRIIVPRLSSAYNYSRSELSIFRFLCDLQHQGLKSNFNLDLKSLLPGLNFYPRVEYKNCILFPSTWILGNEEITEIVGGNDTKGSFQKLSEKIRLQKFFALTEGDNQLIFDRDNAESIIMFITVIKNKSSVVLQEVFLDQSTFVGDQTGKPLIGQFAASIYSNDIAYYQNTLAPLQRKSNKIKRVYLPGDEWIYLKLYCHPAISNNLLTKNIKSLVTWLKKQHILKNWYFIRYADPDNHLRVRVQINPNDGTEVLKYFEKKIRHQVEKGSVNNLLLDTYKREIERYGEYTIEYVEKVFQVSSELILAYLKNIFKVPGGYSELHLAIISVNAMLETFFHENARRITLLKCIHESMKHEFDDSKQVKFQLDNKYREHSFFINNMEANREAIIVITGKKEFNNYLKALELLRSNTGQLTDEKLTKLVADLIHMHLNRLFNEKQRKQEFIIYYLLYKYYLSVEARKGKMPLVLPPAPKGHSIDHANEAVFK, from the coding sequence ATGCTTAACGTTTGTTTTAGTCCATACCTGTTCTTAAGAACACCTGCCTTAAGTTATGATGATTATAATTCATCCATGCTGGAAGAGATGCTTAACTCGCAGTTTTTTCAGGCGGCAATATTTTTTGCAAGTGAAAGCCTTTATATGGAATTAAGTCGTTGTAACTTTAATTACCAGTCCTTGGATAAAAAGGTAAAACTCAGCCTGCAAAAATATTTTAACAGGATGTGTTATCGGCCAACACCATTTGGCATGTTTTCGGCATTCAGCTCACATAACTGGAGCGATTCTAAAAACACAGGACCTTGTGTTTTGGATAATGAGAAGCATATTTATGTTAACCCTGATTTTCAGTTCACTGTTAACATAGCGAAAAAGATGGAAAAATCAGCCGGGTTCAGCAATGTGAAATATTATTCAAATAATGCTATTTACACTATAAAGGACGAGAAACGGTATTTAACAAGTGCTTTTGATTTAGATCAGGAGAAAACTGATTTTCTGATTTCATCCTATAAGGCAGACAGGCTATTGAATAAACTAATGAGCTTTTGTAAGGATGGGAAAACTAAAATAGAATTAATTACGTGGCTTGATAATTTGATAGATGATAAAGATGATGCCGTGAATTATATTGCCGACCTGGTTGAAGCGGGTTTGTTGGTATCCGAATTGTATCCTAATATGATTGGGGAAAAGTATTTTAACAGGCTGGCAAGTATCGCAGCCAGAAATACAAAAAACAAATTCACTGAAGATATATTAGCCTATGAAAAATTAATCAGCAGTATTAAACAGGAAAGTGATGTGAATATTAAACATCTTACACAAAATAGTTTATATCTGCACCCCGAGAAGAAGCTAAAGTCCATGTTTTATGTTGGTTATGAAAGGATGTCACAATCCTTAATCGACAGAAAATATCAGGACTATATAAAAGATGGCTTAAACTGCCTGAATAAATTAACCTTCGGTGGCGTAACAAAATCACTTGTTAATTTTAAAAGTAAATTTAAGGCCAGGTTTGAGGATCAGGAAATTCCTATACTTCTTGCACTTGATCGTGAGTCGGGGATAGGATATGAGGGGCTGGAAGCCAATTTAGCCACAAGTGAACTATTAGATGGGATCCAGCTGGATCTGCAATCAAACAGTTTGAATTTTAGCTGGACACCTGTTCATGAGTTCTTTTTATCGAAGCTCTCCAAAAATAAGAATGAGGACTACATCTTAATTTCTGACAGAGACCTGGAAAAAATTCAAACGCAATCAGAGTTAAAGTGCCCGCCAAGTTTTTCAGTGTTATTTAGAATATTTGATAATAAAATCTGGATGGAACAAGCTGGTGGCTGCACTTCGGCCGCCATATTAGGCAGGTTTACCTTATTTAGTGAACGAGTGTTGGAAGAAGCCCGTTATGTGGTTTCGATGGAAGAGAAAATCAACAAGGAGGTTGTTTTTGCCGAAATATCTTGTTTTAATGATGAACATGCAGCAAATATTAATTCGAGTGCAGGAATAAGAGCGTATGAGATTCCGATAGGGGTGCACTCCACTCTAAGCAGAGAAAATATCATCAATCTTTCTGATATTACTGTTTCGGTAGTGGATGATGATATTATTTTAAGATCAAAAAAGTTAAACAGGATCATCGTACCAAGATTAAGTTCCGCCTATAATTATAGTAGAAGCGAACTTTCTATATTCCGGTTTTTATGTGATCTGCAGCATCAGGGCCTAAAATCCAATTTCAACCTTGATCTTAAATCTTTGCTTCCCGGTCTTAATTTTTATCCCAGGGTTGAATACAAAAATTGTATCCTTTTTCCATCAACCTGGATTTTGGGAAATGAAGAAATTACCGAAATAGTAGGAGGGAATGATACAAAGGGCAGTTTTCAAAAATTGAGTGAAAAAATCAGGCTCCAAAAATTCTTTGCACTTACTGAGGGTGATAATCAATTAATATTTGATCGGGATAATGCTGAATCAATAATCATGTTTATAACGGTGATAAAGAATAAGAGTTCGGTTGTATTGCAGGAAGTTTTCCTGGATCAGTCGACTTTTGTCGGGGATCAAACCGGTAAGCCATTGATAGGCCAGTTTGCAGCATCAATTTATTCAAATGATATTGCCTATTATCAGAATACTTTAGCGCCTTTACAACGAAAAAGCAATAAAATTAAACGTGTTTATCTGCCGGGCGATGAATGGATCTATCTTAAATTATACTGCCATCCTGCTATATCAAATAACCTCCTGACGAAAAATATTAAGAGTTTGGTAACCTGGCTAAAAAAGCAGCATATTTTAAAAAACTGGTATTTTATACGGTATGCTGATCCTGATAATCATTTAAGAGTACGGGTTCAGATCAATCCGAATGATGGTACAGAAGTGCTGAAATATTTTGAGAAGAAGATACGCCATCAGGTTGAAAAAGGAAGTGTAAACAATTTATTACTGGATACTTATAAACGTGAAATAGAAAGATACGGCGAGTATACTATTGAATATGTTGAAAAGGTATTCCAGGTTAGCAGTGAGCTGATTTTAGCTTATCTTAAAAATATATTTAAAGTCCCAGGCGGTTATTCCGAACTACATTTAGCTATTATATCAGTTAACGCTATGCTTGAGACTTTCTTTCATGAAAATGCCAGGCGAATAACGCTGCTTAAATGTATACATGAAAGCATGAAACATGAATTTGATGATAGTAAACAAGTTAAGTTTCAATTGGATAACAAGTACAGGGAACACTCTTTTTTTATAAACAACATGGAAGCAAACAGGGAGGCTATTATCGTTATTACCGGCAAGAAAGAGTTTAATAATTATTTAAAAGCCCTGGAACTGTTAAGATCCAATACTGGCCAACTTACAGATGAAAAGCTTACTAAGCTGGTTGCAGATTTAATCCACATGCATTTAAACAGGTTGTTTAATGAAAAACAGCGCAAACAGGAGTTTATTATATACTATTTACTTTACAAGTATTATCTATCTGTAGAAGCCCGAAAAGGTAAAATGCCTTTAGTTCTGCCTCCGGCTCCTAAGGGTCATAGTATTGATCATGCTAATGAAGCTGTCTTTAAATGA
- a CDS encoding glycosyltransferase family 2 protein codes for MPAIGKIQNEFIHTFNEVVYDDCINHKTNNFHLKITGEENGQHLHITSYTQNPEQGFCEGGAFIQKFAPCSIDLSSYSQSDEPVISCIILLTFNCFFVRHFLIPSIIANTTIPYEIIIVYNGIATDLTVFENFNLIKSETGCVSKAYNKGVATAKGKFIAIFHDDCLITSHSWHQPMIAAINDGAFATSTESVYNPHFNFEFLKGTPLLMSKTNYELIGGHDEFFFAGIEDLDFSYRIQRSGYSVKKVTVPYRHFNGMSTVILLTGDPTLMRTLFGYCLIPELIIEKWKTRFMNSSETQAMMHAVHGENLNYFKNRLALPINSNKLINTEVLTIEKYPTLYNIRSTYQNWLIQQFSSGNIIP; via the coding sequence ATGCCAGCTATAGGTAAAATACAAAACGAGTTTATACATACTTTTAACGAGGTGGTTTATGACGATTGTATTAACCATAAAACCAATAATTTTCACTTAAAAATTACAGGTGAAGAGAATGGTCAGCATTTGCATATAACATCATATACACAAAACCCCGAACAAGGCTTTTGCGAGGGTGGTGCTTTTATACAAAAATTTGCGCCTTGTAGTATAGATCTCAGTTCCTATTCACAATCTGATGAACCTGTTATTTCGTGTATTATATTATTAACTTTTAACTGCTTTTTTGTTCGGCATTTTCTTATCCCATCAATAATTGCCAATACTACTATACCTTATGAAATTATAATAGTTTATAATGGTATTGCAACTGACTTAACGGTATTTGAAAATTTCAATTTAATTAAATCGGAAACAGGCTGTGTTTCTAAGGCATATAACAAAGGTGTTGCTACTGCAAAGGGTAAATTCATAGCAATTTTCCATGATGATTGCCTCATAACATCGCATAGCTGGCACCAACCCATGATAGCTGCTATAAATGACGGAGCATTTGCCACAAGTACCGAAAGTGTATATAATCCCCATTTTAATTTTGAGTTTTTAAAAGGCACCCCATTATTAATGAGCAAAACAAATTATGAACTAATTGGAGGCCATGATGAGTTCTTTTTTGCTGGCATTGAGGATTTGGATTTTTCATATCGCATTCAACGTAGCGGTTATAGTGTTAAAAAAGTAACCGTTCCATACCGGCATTTTAATGGAATGAGCACGGTGATCTTATTAACCGGGGACCCAACATTGATGAGAACATTATTTGGTTATTGCCTGATACCCGAACTTATAATTGAAAAGTGGAAAACCAGGTTTATGAATTCATCTGAAACGCAAGCTATGATGCACGCAGTACATGGTGAAAATCTTAACTATTTTAAAAACAGGCTAGCATTACCAATCAACTCAAATAAGTTAATTAATACAGAAGTGCTAACTATTGAGAAATATCCCACCCTTTATAATATCCGCTCTACTTATCAAAATTGGCTTATACAACAATTTTCATCTGGTAATATTATACCATGA